In the Klebsiella aerogenes KCTC 2190 genome, one interval contains:
- a CDS encoding XRE family transcriptional regulator, producing MKTTLAERLKEARSKRGLTQKALGELVGVSQAAIQKIETGKANQTTKLVEIANALGVQPEWLSSGEGVMTTGGEHSAQIQSRNSASDTFRVDVLDLTVSAGPGIINNEFIEILRSVEYSEADARQMFNGRKPDQIRIINVRGDSMSGTIEPGDLLFVDISVQRFDGDGIYAFLYDETAHVKRLQMMKDKLIVISDNKTYVPWEPIEKDEMNRVFVFGKVIGSMPQTYRKHG from the coding sequence ATGAAAACGACACTCGCAGAACGACTCAAAGAAGCGCGCTCTAAACGAGGCCTTACTCAAAAGGCTCTCGGGGAGTTAGTTGGGGTAAGCCAAGCGGCTATACAGAAGATTGAAACTGGCAAAGCAAATCAAACGACCAAGCTGGTAGAGATCGCCAACGCTCTTGGGGTTCAACCAGAATGGCTAAGTTCCGGTGAAGGTGTGATGACTACCGGCGGAGAACACTCGGCCCAAATTCAATCCAGAAACTCAGCCTCAGACACTTTCAGGGTTGACGTGCTTGATCTCACAGTAAGTGCCGGGCCAGGCATCATAAACAATGAATTCATAGAAATTCTGCGATCTGTCGAATATTCAGAAGCTGATGCCCGCCAGATGTTTAATGGACGTAAGCCCGATCAAATCAGAATAATTAACGTCCGTGGCGATAGCATGAGCGGGACTATCGAGCCTGGAGACCTTCTTTTCGTCGATATCAGCGTTCAGCGCTTCGATGGGGATGGGATTTATGCTTTCCTCTACGATGAGACGGCACACGTTAAGCGCCTTCAGATGATGAAGGATAAGCTTATTGTGATATCGGATAACAAAACTTATGTACCGTGGGAACCCATCGAAAAAGACGAGATGAATCGTGTTTTTGTGTTCGGCAAAGTTATTGGCAGCATGCCGCAAACATACAGAAAGCATGGGTAG
- a CDS encoding ParA family protein, whose translation MKKYAIWNNKGGTGKTSLSFQAICRYAETNPLQRILVIDVCPQANLSELFLGGLIGNGSVNLLTRHDLASRCTLGGYFQMRLPTPYQKPNFDSHDYLTNPKLFNDNIPSNISLICGDPLLELQANAINTLANQQIPGTNAWVSIIDWINDLVSGLDGEYDALFVDCNPSFSIYTQIALAAVEKLILPVMADDSSRRAIQNAFSLIYGLKLPSDIYASYAFANKLNTVNRPLPKVHMIAKNRLTQYMGPASAYAAVLNSIDNDIQQLLVSNPEIFDFTTVDDGVVNIKDFQTTGVVAFAKGCPFSILPTGSVRVMNRRVKVNGPYKQSCLEAIDKMVDKL comes from the coding sequence ATGAAAAAGTATGCAATTTGGAATAATAAGGGTGGGACAGGTAAAACTAGTCTATCTTTTCAAGCTATATGCCGTTATGCAGAAACCAATCCGCTGCAAAGAATCCTCGTTATTGACGTTTGCCCTCAAGCCAACCTCTCGGAATTATTCTTAGGAGGTTTAATAGGAAATGGGAGTGTTAATCTGCTCACTCGTCACGATTTAGCCAGCCGTTGTACATTAGGTGGTTATTTCCAAATGAGACTTCCGACGCCATATCAAAAACCAAACTTCGACTCTCATGACTACCTAACTAATCCAAAACTGTTTAACGATAACATCCCAAGCAACATCTCTCTGATTTGCGGAGATCCTCTTCTTGAGCTTCAGGCAAATGCAATCAATACCCTAGCTAACCAGCAGATTCCTGGGACTAACGCATGGGTAAGCATCATAGACTGGATTAACGACCTTGTAAGCGGACTTGATGGTGAATACGATGCTTTGTTTGTGGATTGCAACCCTAGCTTTTCAATCTATACGCAAATAGCATTAGCTGCCGTTGAAAAACTAATCCTTCCTGTAATGGCGGACGACTCATCACGAAGGGCTATTCAGAACGCATTCTCTTTGATCTATGGATTAAAATTACCATCAGACATATACGCGTCATACGCATTTGCAAATAAACTGAACACGGTAAACAGGCCATTACCAAAAGTTCATATGATTGCCAAAAATCGCCTAACGCAGTATATGGGGCCAGCCTCAGCTTATGCTGCTGTGCTAAATTCCATAGACAATGACATTCAACAATTATTGGTAAGCAACCCTGAGATTTTTGACTTCACCACAGTAGATGACGGTGTCGTAAACATTAAAGATTTCCAGACAACAGGAGTAGTAGCTTTCGCCAAGGGCTGTCCATTTTCCATACTACCTACTGGAAGCGTCAGGGTTATGAATAGGAGGGTTAAAGTTAATGGACCTTATAAACAGTCATGCCTAGAGGCTATCGACAAGATGGTTGACAAGCTGTAA
- a CDS encoding DUF1482 family protein, with the protein MNTMFALVLTVGMLTGGNMDVLLGVYDSESDCKKAAVEQGIEENCYPLKGVLAENPAAFTAQI; encoded by the coding sequence ATGAACACGATGTTCGCACTGGTTCTCACTGTCGGCATGCTGACTGGCGGAAATATGGACGTTCTTCTCGGTGTCTATGACAGCGAGTCAGATTGTAAGAAAGCAGCTGTTGAGCAGGGAATTGAAGAAAACTGTTACCCGCTTAAGGGAGTATTAGCAGAAAACCCAGCCGCATTTACGGCTCAGATATAG
- a CDS encoding YdaE family protein: MQKKCAYCRKPIEEGKEVKMTILIIHGSQLAPRERTYCSTNCGQYDQMANEA, from the coding sequence ATGCAGAAGAAATGCGCTTATTGCCGCAAGCCGATTGAGGAAGGCAAGGAAGTAAAAATGACCATCCTCATCATTCACGGTTCGCAACTGGCGCCACGGGAAAGAACCTATTGCTCGACGAACTGCGGTCAATACGACCAGATGGCCAACGAGGCCTAA
- a CDS encoding RecE family exodeoxyribonuclease, with amino-acid sequence MEYFYLIKATQKSGKADAVIWRSAKTESRALLQLDVDLEDAEIETGRGKDYQKPIRTDFPVFNDLPAEGVLDYSWCERYQLADDGRTWALKPGQEPVDVHHTDDAEVSSEPVTDELVDDNSADDAGDVDTVESFGNAEYENDTNALFNIAEQPFRIKLLAQYMANDNHVYQISIPHRKELAVLEMDTDNSAVQDLILAAENVQGLKDADMPTLWKFTSANKAVFPEGKRHELGKRIQFAKLWFETPHIDRGILVREWSAGNYISAVQKTDTGTNAGGGNKTDRNPDYTHTLDTLDVEIALATMPMDFDIYNFPASIHRRAKEIVQKKESPFKEWSAALRKTAGILDYSRAAIFALIRGATSDIHHFPVSLQTYINANLTEHKHETPSAETLEKAGHVSSAAVAERSAVDKILAAERGEYIEGVSDPDAPNWVTEDLTKPKQPEVSNMGNGVFSIDGLMDSQPAPASALCIVDQTRQRAAEEKLHPANSGETTSDVQMETAQPVEDENDNAVSASEGTDATAPQADAVNMRDILAERCPDLTAAVLKDQQSATAEEEHEPEPEATKWPEFFEPGRYEGVPNDVYHAANGTSSTQVKDARISLMYFEKRHVSKVIEKMRSPVLDMGNLVHALALQPEQLEKEFSIEPEIPEGAFTTTATIRAFIDEYNAGLPPLLSADDIKALLEAHNATLPAPVPLGGDKDAIGIAYLELPDEFKRIVGDDKNFTASAMKACIKEYNATLPAPVKTSGSRDAMLEQLAIINPDMVAQEAQKAQPLKVSGTKADLIQAVKSVKPDAVFADELLDAWRENPEGKILVTRQQMSTALDIQKALLNHPTAGKLLQHPSRAVEVSYFGIDEETGLEVRVRPDLEIDMSGLRIGADLKTISMWNIKQEGLRAKLHREIIERDYHLSAAMYCETAALDQFFWIFVNKDENYHWIAIIEASEELLELGMLEYRKAMRAIANGFDTGEWPAPITEDYAEELNDFDVRRLEALRVQA; translated from the coding sequence ATGGAATATTTTTATCTGATAAAAGCGACTCAAAAATCGGGTAAAGCCGATGCTGTAATCTGGCGTTCTGCAAAAACCGAATCCCGCGCGCTGCTGCAGCTGGACGTTGACCTGGAAGATGCTGAGATCGAAACAGGCCGCGGCAAAGACTATCAAAAGCCAATCCGTACCGATTTCCCGGTATTTAACGATCTTCCGGCTGAAGGTGTTCTCGATTACTCCTGGTGCGAACGCTACCAGCTCGCCGACGATGGCCGCACCTGGGCACTGAAGCCAGGACAAGAGCCTGTAGACGTTCATCACACCGATGATGCTGAAGTATCCTCTGAGCCTGTCACTGACGAGTTGGTTGATGACAATAGTGCTGACGATGCTGGTGATGTCGATACCGTGGAATCGTTCGGCAATGCTGAATACGAAAACGATACAAACGCCCTGTTCAATATTGCTGAGCAGCCGTTCCGCATTAAGCTGCTGGCGCAGTACATGGCGAATGATAATCACGTCTATCAAATCAGTATTCCGCACCGTAAAGAGCTCGCAGTTCTGGAAATGGATACCGATAACTCCGCAGTGCAGGATCTGATTCTCGCCGCCGAGAACGTCCAGGGTTTGAAGGATGCCGACATGCCTACCCTGTGGAAATTTACCAGCGCCAACAAAGCAGTATTTCCTGAAGGTAAGCGCCACGAACTGGGCAAGCGTATCCAGTTTGCAAAACTGTGGTTTGAAACTCCGCACATTGACCGCGGCATACTCGTTCGCGAATGGTCTGCCGGCAATTATATTTCTGCTGTTCAGAAAACGGATACCGGCACGAATGCTGGCGGTGGTAATAAAACCGATCGCAACCCTGACTACACCCATACCCTTGATACGCTTGATGTTGAGATTGCTCTGGCCACAATGCCGATGGATTTCGATATCTACAATTTCCCGGCATCCATTCATCGCCGGGCTAAAGAAATCGTCCAGAAAAAAGAAAGCCCGTTCAAAGAATGGTCTGCTGCGCTGCGTAAAACCGCAGGCATCCTGGACTATTCCCGCGCTGCTATTTTTGCCCTCATTCGTGGCGCCACCAGCGATATACATCATTTCCCGGTAAGCCTGCAGACCTATATCAATGCGAACCTGACAGAGCATAAGCATGAAACGCCCTCTGCTGAAACGCTTGAGAAAGCCGGGCATGTGTCATCTGCCGCCGTCGCTGAACGGTCAGCCGTGGATAAGATTCTCGCAGCTGAGCGCGGTGAATATATCGAAGGGGTAAGCGATCCAGATGCACCGAACTGGGTAACGGAAGACCTGACTAAACCCAAACAGCCTGAAGTTTCAAACATGGGCAATGGTGTTTTTTCGATTGATGGTCTGATGGATAGCCAGCCAGCACCAGCATCAGCACTTTGTATCGTGGACCAGACGCGCCAGCGCGCTGCAGAAGAAAAATTACATCCAGCTAATTCCGGGGAAACCACCAGCGATGTGCAGATGGAAACGGCTCAGCCAGTCGAAGACGAAAATGATAATGCGGTATCAGCAAGCGAAGGCACTGATGCAACTGCTCCGCAAGCAGATGCCGTGAACATGCGCGACATTCTTGCTGAGCGCTGCCCTGACCTTACCGCGGCAGTATTGAAGGACCAGCAATCAGCAACTGCAGAAGAAGAGCATGAGCCAGAGCCGGAAGCAACAAAATGGCCTGAATTCTTCGAGCCCGGTCGATATGAAGGTGTTCCGAACGATGTTTACCACGCGGCGAACGGCACCAGTTCGACTCAGGTTAAAGATGCCCGTATATCTCTGATGTATTTCGAAAAACGCCACGTCTCGAAAGTCATTGAAAAAATGCGCTCTCCTGTTCTGGATATGGGCAATCTGGTGCATGCGCTGGCGCTGCAGCCTGAACAGCTGGAAAAAGAATTCAGCATCGAGCCGGAAATCCCGGAAGGCGCCTTCACGACGACTGCGACGATCCGCGCGTTTATCGACGAGTACAACGCCGGTCTTCCGCCGCTTTTGAGTGCTGACGACATCAAGGCGCTGCTGGAGGCGCACAACGCCACCCTGCCCGCTCCGGTACCGCTGGGCGGCGACAAAGATGCAATCGGTATTGCGTATCTGGAATTACCTGACGAGTTCAAGCGAATCGTTGGTGACGATAAAAACTTTACCGCGTCAGCAATGAAGGCCTGCATCAAAGAATACAACGCCACCCTGCCTGCGCCTGTTAAAACCAGCGGCAGCCGTGATGCCATGTTGGAACAACTGGCGATTATCAATCCTGACATGGTCGCTCAGGAAGCCCAGAAGGCGCAGCCGCTGAAAGTATCAGGCACCAAAGCGGATCTGATTCAGGCTGTGAAATCGGTTAAACCGGATGCCGTGTTTGCCGACGAACTGCTGGATGCATGGCGCGAAAACCCGGAAGGAAAAATACTGGTTACCCGCCAGCAGATGAGCACTGCGCTGGACATTCAGAAAGCACTATTGAACCACCCCACCGCCGGCAAGTTGCTCCAGCATCCGAGCCGCGCCGTTGAAGTGAGCTATTTCGGTATAGATGAGGAAACCGGGCTGGAAGTTCGCGTACGCCCTGACCTTGAGATAGACATGAGCGGCCTGCGCATTGGTGCGGACCTGAAGACCATCAGCATGTGGAACATCAAGCAGGAAGGCCTGCGCGCGAAGTTGCACAGGGAAATCATTGAGCGCGATTACCACCTCAGCGCGGCCATGTACTGCGAAACCGCTGCTCTGGATCAGTTCTTCTGGATTTTCGTCAACAAAGACGAGAACTACCACTGGATCGCCATTATCGAGGCATCCGAAGAGCTACTGGAGCTCGGCATGCTGGAATACCGCAAAGCAATGCGTGCCATCGCGAACGGCTTCGACACTGGCGAATGGCCAGCGCCGATTACTGAAGACTACGCCGAAGAACTTAACGATTTTGATGTGCGCCGTCTCGAAGCACTGCGCGTACAGGCATAA
- a CDS encoding DUF4060 family protein: MRLINRSRHSPLGRQACDAALAKHVELYGAYGRQKTKRTYTVVVQGSKITVEVVNRKCSYVATAMSCARRLQHLPGQCN; the protein is encoded by the coding sequence ATGCGATTGATTAACCGAAGCAGACACTCCCCTCTGGGCCGCCAGGCGTGCGATGCGGCACTGGCGAAACACGTTGAGCTTTATGGCGCCTACGGGCGACAGAAAACGAAGAGGACTTATACGGTGGTGGTTCAAGGCTCAAAGATCACTGTAGAAGTTGTAAACAGAAAATGCAGTTATGTGGCGACGGCCATGAGCTGCGCCCGTAGGCTGCAGCATCTTCCTGGACAATGTAACTAA
- a CDS encoding tyrosine-type recombinase/integrase, translating into MCISSSGVYTLLTDTKLRKALGKKRDQIEVISDAHGLNVRLSTSGSITFFYRYRWNGKAAQLTIGDYPTTSLAHARERRQQFRAWLAEGLDPRRQVVLEKQKKVEALTVKEAFDYWEKYYCIPEGLVKIKVNRRDFNNHIAPVLGNMIVDQTTKAHWLNLFDGMGRRVVTGQMLGLMQRTFRFCSNRGVINVNPIESLRRSDVGLTAAVKDRRLSDDEIITVWNALPQMKYRQQLIMKFLIMTGCRSTEIRTAKWEWFDLKEQTWTIPASDYKTGKSVRRALPEAVIQMMVAEKETSVSKHIVTLSRYRGPEDDRPPLQPNVALFSAQIIAKTGMKPWSLHDLRRTVATRLSELGAPPHVVEKLLGHHMSGVMARYNLHDYLDDQRHWLAVWQRHLEKLIGRPLV; encoded by the coding sequence ATGTGTATATCTTCTTCCGGAGTGTACACATTGCTTACCGACACAAAATTAAGAAAAGCTCTTGGCAAAAAAAGAGACCAAATCGAGGTCATTTCAGACGCACATGGTCTGAATGTCAGGTTGTCTACATCCGGCAGTATAACATTCTTTTACCGCTACAGATGGAACGGGAAAGCCGCTCAACTAACGATTGGTGATTATCCAACCACCTCATTAGCTCATGCGCGAGAACGTAGGCAGCAGTTCAGGGCTTGGCTAGCGGAAGGGCTTGATCCTAGACGGCAAGTAGTACTCGAGAAACAGAAAAAAGTAGAAGCGCTTACAGTGAAAGAAGCATTCGATTACTGGGAGAAGTACTACTGCATCCCTGAAGGTCTGGTAAAAATCAAAGTTAACCGCCGCGACTTCAATAATCATATAGCCCCAGTGCTCGGAAATATGATTGTAGATCAGACAACTAAAGCTCACTGGCTAAATCTTTTTGACGGTATGGGGCGAAGAGTGGTTACAGGGCAAATGCTTGGTTTGATGCAGCGCACATTTCGTTTCTGTTCCAACCGTGGGGTAATTAACGTGAACCCTATTGAAAGCCTTAGACGATCAGATGTAGGGCTCACAGCAGCTGTAAAAGACCGCAGGTTAAGTGATGATGAAATCATTACTGTTTGGAATGCCCTGCCTCAGATGAAATATAGGCAGCAATTGATAATGAAGTTTCTCATTATGACTGGCTGTCGAAGTACAGAGATCAGAACAGCAAAATGGGAATGGTTTGATTTAAAGGAACAGACATGGACTATCCCGGCAAGTGACTATAAAACTGGGAAGTCGGTGAGAAGGGCGCTTCCTGAGGCTGTAATACAGATGATGGTAGCTGAAAAAGAAACATCAGTTTCAAAACATATTGTGACGTTGTCACGATACAGGGGGCCAGAAGATGACAGGCCGCCACTTCAACCAAATGTGGCTCTGTTCTCTGCGCAGATAATTGCAAAAACAGGGATGAAACCTTGGTCGCTTCATGATTTGAGAAGAACAGTGGCGACGCGCCTTTCTGAATTAGGTGCGCCACCACATGTTGTGGAAAAGCTACTAGGGCATCATATGTCTGGAGTCATGGCGCGGTATAACCTCCACGATTATTTGGATGATCAGCGTCATTGGCTTGCTGTTTGGCAGCGTCATCTTGAGAAGTTGATTGGCCGGCCTCTGGTTTGA
- the sapC gene encoding putrescine export ABC transporter permease SapC: MPYDSVYLEKRPPGALRTVWRKFYGDTTAMIGLYGCGALVLLCVFGGWFAPYGIDQQFLGYQLLPPSWSRYGEVSFFLGTDDLGRDVLSRLLSGAAPTVGGAFVVTLGAALFGLVLGVIAGSTHGLRSAVMNHILDTLLSIPSLLLAIIVVAFAGPHLSHAMFAVWLALLPRMVRSVYSMVHDELEKEYVIAARLDGASTLNILWFAVLPNITAGLVTEITRALSMAILDIAALGFLDLGAQLPSPEWGAMLGDALELIYVAPWTVMLPGAAIMISVLLINLLGDGIRRAIIAGVQ; this comes from the coding sequence ATGCCCTACGATAGCGTCTATCTCGAAAAGCGCCCGCCCGGCGCATTGCGCACCGTATGGCGTAAATTCTACGGCGATACCACCGCGATGATTGGTTTATACGGCTGCGGCGCGCTGGTGCTGCTGTGCGTATTCGGCGGCTGGTTTGCGCCCTATGGCATCGATCAGCAGTTCCTCGGCTACCAGCTGCTGCCGCCTTCATGGTCGCGCTACGGCGAAGTGTCGTTCTTCCTCGGCACCGACGATCTTGGTCGCGATGTGCTAAGTCGCCTGCTCAGCGGCGCGGCGCCGACCGTCGGCGGCGCCTTTGTGGTCACGCTCGGCGCCGCGCTGTTCGGCCTGGTGCTTGGCGTGATTGCCGGTTCCACCCACGGTTTGCGTTCAGCGGTAATGAACCACATTCTCGACACCCTGCTGTCGATTCCGTCGCTGCTGCTGGCGATTATCGTCGTCGCTTTTGCCGGGCCGCATCTGAGCCATGCGATGTTTGCCGTCTGGCTGGCGCTGCTGCCGCGCATGGTGCGTTCGGTCTACAGCATGGTGCACGATGAACTGGAAAAAGAGTACGTGATTGCCGCCCGCCTCGACGGCGCTTCCACGCTCAATATTCTCTGGTTTGCGGTTCTGCCTAATATTACCGCAGGGCTGGTCACCGAAATTACCCGCGCGCTGTCGATGGCGATCCTCGACATTGCCGCGCTCGGTTTTCTCGACCTCGGCGCTCAGCTACCCTCTCCGGAATGGGGCGCCATGCTCGGCGACGCGCTGGAATTGATTTACGTCGCCCCCTGGACGGTCATGCTGCCGGGAGCGGCCATCATGATAAGCGTACTGCTCATCAATCTGCTGGGCGACGGTATTCGCCGCGCAATTATTGCCGGGGTTCAATAA
- the sapD gene encoding putrescine export ABC transporter ATP-binding protein SapD: MPLLDIRNLTIEFKTNEGWVKAVDRVSLTLAEGEVRGLVGESGSGKSLIAKAICGVTKDNWRVTADRMRFDDIDLLRLSNRERRKLIGHNVSMIFQEPQSCLDPSERIGLQLMQNIPGWTFKGHWWQRFGWRKRRAIELLHRVGIKDHKDIMRSFPYELTDGECQKVMIAIALANQPRLLIADEPTNAMEPTTQAQIIRLLTRLNQNNNTTILLISHDMQMLSKWADKINVMYCGQTVETAPSEELVTIPHHPYTQALIRAIPDFGSSMPHKSRLNTLPGAIPLLEQLPIGCRLGPRCPYAQRECIVTPRLTGARNHLYACHFPLNMEKE, encoded by the coding sequence ATGCCGTTACTGGATATTCGTAATCTAACCATTGAGTTTAAAACCAACGAGGGCTGGGTAAAGGCCGTCGATCGGGTCAGCCTGACGCTGGCTGAAGGTGAAGTCCGTGGTCTTGTCGGTGAATCAGGTTCCGGCAAAAGCTTAATCGCCAAGGCGATTTGCGGCGTCACCAAAGATAACTGGCGGGTCACCGCCGACCGTATGCGTTTTGATGATATCGATCTGCTGCGTCTCTCTAACCGCGAGCGCCGAAAACTGATTGGCCACAACGTATCGATGATCTTCCAGGAGCCGCAATCCTGTCTTGATCCTTCCGAGCGTATTGGGCTGCAGTTGATGCAAAATATCCCCGGCTGGACCTTTAAAGGCCACTGGTGGCAACGCTTTGGCTGGCGTAAGCGCCGCGCTATTGAACTGCTGCACCGGGTGGGAATTAAAGATCACAAAGATATTATGCGCAGCTTCCCCTACGAGCTGACCGACGGCGAATGTCAGAAGGTCATGATCGCCATCGCGCTTGCTAACCAGCCGCGCTTGCTGATTGCTGATGAACCCACTAACGCCATGGAGCCAACCACCCAGGCGCAGATTATTCGCCTGTTGACCCGGCTCAACCAGAATAACAACACCACTATTTTGTTGATCAGTCACGATATGCAGATGCTCAGCAAATGGGCGGATAAAATTAACGTCATGTATTGCGGGCAGACGGTAGAAACCGCGCCGAGCGAGGAGCTGGTGACCATCCCTCATCACCCCTACACTCAGGCATTGATTCGCGCCATCCCGGATTTCGGCAGCTCAATGCCGCATAAAAGCCGGCTGAATACCCTGCCCGGCGCCATTCCGCTGCTGGAACAACTGCCGATCGGCTGTCGGCTGGGGCCGCGTTGTCCCTATGCGCAACGCGAGTGTATCGTCACGCCGCGTTTGACCGGCGCGCGTAATCATCTGTACGCCTGTCATTTCCCGCTGAACATGGAGAAAGAGTGA
- the sapF gene encoding peptide ABC transporter ATP-binding protein SapF, protein MVETLLEVRNLSKTFRYRTGWFHRQTVEAVKPLSFTLRERQTLAIIGENGSGKSTLAKMLAGMVEPTTGELLIDDHPLEFGDYSFRSQRIRMIFQDPSTSLNPRQRISQILDFPLRLNTDLEPEAREKQIIETMRMVGLLPDHVSYYPHMLAPGQKQRLGLARALILRPKVIICDEALASLDMSMRSQLINLMLELQEKQGISYIYVTQHLGMMKHISDQVLVMHEGEVVERGSTADVLASPLHELTKRLIAGHFGEALTADAWRKDGK, encoded by the coding sequence ATGGTCGAAACATTGCTGGAAGTTCGCAATCTGAGTAAGACCTTTCGCTATCGCACCGGCTGGTTCCACCGTCAGACGGTAGAGGCGGTGAAGCCGCTGAGCTTTACCCTGCGCGAGCGTCAGACGCTGGCGATTATTGGTGAAAACGGCTCCGGTAAATCAACGCTGGCCAAAATGCTGGCCGGGATGGTTGAGCCGACCACCGGCGAACTGTTGATTGACGACCATCCGCTGGAGTTTGGCGACTACTCATTCCGCAGCCAGCGTATTCGCATGATTTTTCAGGATCCCTCGACCTCGCTCAACCCACGTCAGCGTATTTCGCAGATCCTCGATTTCCCGTTGCGTCTCAATACCGATCTTGAACCAGAAGCCCGGGAAAAGCAGATTATCGAGACGATGCGCATGGTGGGCCTGCTACCGGATCACGTCAGCTACTATCCGCATATGCTGGCGCCGGGGCAAAAGCAGCGCCTGGGTCTTGCTCGTGCCTTGATCCTGCGTCCGAAAGTGATTATCTGCGATGAGGCGCTGGCCTCGTTGGATATGTCAATGCGTTCGCAGCTAATCAACCTGATGCTGGAACTACAGGAAAAACAGGGAATATCCTACATCTATGTCACCCAGCATCTGGGGATGATGAAGCATATCAGCGATCAGGTGCTGGTAATGCATGAGGGTGAAGTGGTCGAACGCGGCAGCACCGCCGATGTGCTGGCCTCGCCGCTCCACGAACTGACCAAGCGGCTGATCGCCGGCCATTTCGGCGAGGCGCTGACTGCCGACGCCTGGCGAAAAGATGGTAAATAG
- a CDS encoding purine-cytosine permease family protein, with the protein MSSFSSTDGQSKNSQAGLSETRSIDYIPERERHGHPFSQFTLWFGGNLQITAIVTGALAVVLGGDVVWSLIGLLLGQVLGAAVMSLHALQGPRLGLPQMIISRAQFGVFGAVVPLVLVCIMYVGFSASGTVLAGQAMAKLLNISNVAGMLLFSAIIIVIAVLGYKVIHKLGKLASIIGILAFVYMFVTLLMSADLAALAQNNHFSLPMFLLAVSLSSSWQIAFCPYVSDYSRYLPRNVSATKTFCSVFFGTVLGTQTSMTLGVFTAAIAGSAFPGHEVSYLVGLGKSQVMAMVIYFAICFGKITFTTLNAYGSFMSLTTIVSGFRRQTALSQKCRVAFVVLMVAASCIIALLSEPAFLKHFTHFLLFLLAFFVPWSAISLTDYYIISKGAVDIPALSDPHQRYGFWNLYAITIYIIGVLIQLPFIENPLFHGSLTWIFAGNDVSWIIGWVGTGWLYYALRRFDRRPLPAQSVFPQ; encoded by the coding sequence ATGTCTTCTTTTTCATCTACAGATGGGCAGTCAAAAAATAGTCAGGCTGGATTAAGTGAAACGCGGTCGATCGATTACATCCCCGAACGCGAGAGGCATGGGCATCCGTTTAGCCAGTTTACCCTGTGGTTTGGCGGCAACCTGCAAATTACCGCTATTGTCACCGGCGCTTTAGCCGTGGTGCTGGGCGGCGACGTGGTGTGGTCGCTGATAGGTCTTCTCCTCGGTCAGGTGCTGGGGGCGGCGGTAATGTCGCTGCATGCGCTGCAGGGACCACGGCTGGGTTTGCCGCAGATGATAATCAGCCGCGCCCAGTTTGGCGTCTTTGGCGCGGTAGTGCCGCTGGTACTGGTCTGCATCATGTATGTTGGCTTCTCCGCCAGCGGTACCGTACTGGCCGGGCAGGCGATGGCAAAGCTGTTGAATATCAGCAATGTCGCTGGAATGTTGCTATTCAGCGCGATTATTATTGTCATTGCGGTACTGGGTTATAAGGTGATTCATAAGCTGGGTAAACTGGCGAGCATTATCGGCATTCTGGCCTTCGTCTATATGTTCGTTACCCTGCTGATGTCGGCGGATCTCGCGGCCCTGGCGCAAAATAACCATTTCTCCCTGCCGATGTTCCTGCTGGCGGTGTCTCTATCCTCGTCGTGGCAAATCGCGTTTTGCCCGTATGTGTCCGACTATTCGCGCTACCTGCCACGCAATGTATCGGCAACGAAAACGTTCTGCTCGGTGTTTTTCGGTACCGTATTGGGAACCCAGACATCTATGACGCTGGGGGTGTTTACCGCCGCGATTGCCGGCAGCGCTTTCCCCGGTCATGAAGTGAGTTATCTGGTGGGATTGGGTAAAAGCCAGGTGATGGCGATGGTTATCTACTTTGCTATTTGCTTTGGCAAGATCACCTTCACGACGCTTAACGCCTACGGCAGTTTTATGTCTCTGACCACCATTGTTTCCGGTTTCCGTCGCCAGACGGCGTTGTCGCAGAAATGCCGCGTTGCTTTCGTCGTCCTGATGGTCGCGGCTTCGTGTATTATCGCGCTGCTTAGCGAACCGGCTTTCTTAAAGCATTTCACCCATTTCCTGTTATTCCTGCTGGCCTTTTTCGTTCCCTGGAGCGCCATCAGCCTGACCGATTACTACATTATTTCTAAAGGCGCGGTCGATATTCCGGCGCTTAGCGATCCGCATCAGCGCTATGGTTTCTGGAATTTGTATGCCATTACCATTTATATCATTGGCGTGCTTATTCAACTGCCGTTTATTGAGAACCCGCTGTTCCATGGTTCGCTGACGTGGATATTCGCCGGCAATGATGTGTCATGGATTATCGGCTGGGTAGGTACCGGATGGTTGTATTATGCGCTGCGCCGCTTCGACCGCCGACCATTACCGGCGCAGAGCGTGTTTCCGCAGTGA